One segment of Pseudomonadota bacterium DNA contains the following:
- a CDS encoding tyrosine-type recombinase/integrase, with protein sequence MMVVGGGLAPGAGRRALTALEFQGLAAVPLEAEWFANIDNPRTRRAYRIDIHEFMGFVGIGRPEEFRTVTRAHVLAWRKDLEGRELSGTTIRRKLAALSSLFEHLCDANAVTHNPVKGVKRPKVESYEGKTPALGDGQARALLDAPGSETLKGRRDRAILSVLLYHGLRREELCTLKVRDIHPRRGVLHLRVHGKGGKVRYLPLHPGTTELVTDYLEAAGHGGETAAALFRPVKNNTGGTMEGAVTADGIYKMVKHYATRVGVNIEGFGAHSLRATAATNALDHEADIAKVQEWLGHANIATTRLYDRRKTQPEDSPTFKVKY encoded by the coding sequence ATGATGGTGGTGGGCGGTGGGCTCGCCCCGGGGGCTGGGCGGCGCGCGTTGACGGCTCTGGAGTTCCAGGGGTTGGCGGCGGTGCCTCTCGAGGCCGAGTGGTTTGCGAATATCGATAACCCGAGGACGCGGCGCGCCTACCGGATCGACATACACGAGTTCATGGGATTCGTGGGGATTGGGCGACCCGAAGAGTTTCGCACCGTCACCCGCGCGCACGTGCTCGCTTGGCGGAAGGACTTGGAGGGGCGGGAGTTGAGCGGGACCACCATCCGGCGCAAGCTCGCGGCGCTCTCCTCGCTCTTTGAGCACCTCTGTGATGCGAATGCGGTGACCCACAACCCGGTGAAGGGGGTGAAGCGCCCCAAGGTGGAGAGCTACGAGGGCAAGACGCCGGCCTTGGGCGACGGACAGGCGCGGGCGCTACTTGATGCACCGGGGTCCGAGACGCTCAAGGGTAGACGCGATCGCGCCATCCTCTCGGTGCTGCTCTACCACGGACTGCGGCGCGAGGAGCTGTGCACGCTAAAAGTTCGGGACATCCACCCGCGGCGCGGGGTGCTGCACCTGCGGGTGCATGGCAAAGGCGGCAAGGTGCGCTACCTGCCCTTGCATCCCGGGACGACGGAGCTCGTAACCGACTACCTTGAGGCCGCGGGGCATGGGGGTGAGACGGCCGCGGCGCTCTTCCGGCCGGTGAAGAACAACACGGGTGGAACGATGGAGGGAGCGGTGACCGCGGACGGGATCTACAAGATGGTGAAGCACTACGCGACGCGCGTGGGGGTGAACATTGAGGGCTTTGGCGCGCACTCACTGCGGGCCACGGCCGCGACCAATGCGCTCGACCATGAGGCCGATATCGCCAAGGTGCAGGAGTGGCTCGGGCATGCCAACATCGCCACCACGCGGCTCTATGACAGAAGGAAGACGCAGCCGGAGGATAGCCCGACGTTTAAGGTGAAGTATTGA
- a CDS encoding HEXXH motif-containing putative peptide modification protein, whose protein sequence is MLVKGTRLLGELLPKLARSALNHLHLVAVVTSPLQVTSVTNPSIPGAAFFSPLVLKHPWRAAEFLLHEALHLKFIDLEHTHSMLRRGYAAEGSPRIRAVWNRSQPDGSNEWPANRVLTVLHVYTSLALFFRAVELRVQEIGERYGSLYDLNPGVAACRALDRAYYLALNVKDVRQELGLAGERFADWLLGLLEALDPRTRSAHLNAHLLLDLYERETEQITRVIAGASLLELRSKAKYSNFAGASLQQVIGDLVQSEVASTDRLLSDIGGGISPFAGTDDECQVLSTAMGNATPAEIAAKFCSVRSLISLSLRKAVAKAHEPVLQAEYLIRIEQHVGAMVEHSATHIKALNERGRHRDPD, encoded by the coding sequence ATGCTCGTGAAGGGCACACGACTTCTTGGTGAGCTGCTTCCGAAGCTTGCACGCAGCGCGCTTAATCATCTTCATCTTGTTGCCGTCGTGACAAGCCCGCTCCAGGTTACATCCGTCACAAACCCCTCCATTCCGGGAGCAGCCTTCTTTTCTCCGCTTGTGCTTAAACACCCGTGGAGGGCAGCAGAATTCCTGCTGCATGAGGCACTGCACCTTAAGTTCATTGATCTCGAGCACACTCATTCAATGCTTCGCCGGGGGTACGCCGCCGAGGGATCGCCGCGGATTCGGGCGGTTTGGAACAGATCGCAGCCAGATGGCTCGAATGAGTGGCCGGCTAACCGAGTCCTGACCGTGCTTCACGTTTATACCTCCTTGGCGCTTTTTTTCAGGGCTGTAGAGCTCCGTGTACAAGAAATAGGGGAACGTTACGGCTCATTGTATGACCTCAATCCAGGTGTCGCCGCGTGCCGGGCTTTGGACCGCGCATATTACTTGGCGCTGAACGTCAAGGACGTCCGCCAGGAGCTGGGGCTCGCCGGTGAGCGCTTTGCGGATTGGCTTTTGGGGCTACTGGAAGCTCTCGATCCACGAACGCGGTCCGCTCACTTGAATGCCCACTTGCTACTGGATCTTTATGAGAGAGAAACCGAGCAGATTACAAGAGTGATTGCCGGCGCCAGCCTGTTAGAGCTGCGGAGTAAGGCGAAGTACTCCAACTTCGCGGGCGCTTCGCTGCAGCAGGTCATCGGAGATCTGGTCCAGAGTGAAGTTGCGAGCACGGATCGCCTCCTGTCTGATATAGGTGGAGGCATCTCACCGTTCGCAGGGACCGATGACGAGTGTCAAGTGTTGTCAACAGCTATGGGTAACGCCACACCCGCCGAAATCGCTGCGAAGTTCTGCTCCGTGCGTTCTCTCATTTCCCTGAGCTTGAGAAAAGCCGTCGCAAAAGCTCATGAGCCAGTCCTTCAAGCAGAATACCTCATACGCATCGAGCAGCATGTTGGAGCGATGGTGGAGCATTCTGCCACGCATATCAAAGCACTGAACGAAAGGGGTCGTCATAGGGATCCGGACTAA